A genomic window from Cupriavidus basilensis includes:
- a CDS encoding Trm112 family protein, with protein sequence MDNRLLEILVCPLCKSKLEHDRAAQELICQVDKLAYPIRDGIPIMLADEARQTVPGRLVSPE encoded by the coding sequence ATGGACAACCGGCTGCTTGAAATCCTGGTCTGCCCGCTGTGCAAGAGCAAGCTGGAACATGACCGCGCCGCCCAGGAACTGATCTGCCAGGTCGACAAACTGGCCTATCCGATCCGCGACGGCATTCCCATCATGCTGGCCGATGAAGCACGCCAGACCGTGCCGGGCCGGCTGGTCTCGCCGGAATAA